From Lysobacter auxotrophicus, the proteins below share one genomic window:
- a CDS encoding DUF2092 domain-containing protein, whose translation MKLPALAFALALALAGMSPARAQQAAEVDPKAIRALSQIGEKLRGLREYTVSADVKTRAPLASGQYKDFAGTAKYQVRAPDHLHASMRGIGFDRDIVFDGRTITVFSPAQKQYARIQAPGTLSTLVSTVEQRTGFRMVLAQLFTWDDQARMLEGAERASYSGEALVGGRRCAHYSYKKAGIAWEVFADAQHLPCKLAFVDTRDAGLPGYTAELSWVERATLPDSTFVFTPPAGASEVGWDAFRGR comes from the coding sequence ATGAAGCTGCCCGCCCTCGCCTTCGCGCTGGCGCTCGCGCTGGCCGGAATGTCGCCCGCGCGTGCGCAGCAGGCGGCGGAAGTCGACCCCAAGGCCATCAGGGCGTTGTCGCAGATCGGCGAAAAACTGCGCGGCCTGCGCGAATACACCGTGTCCGCCGACGTGAAGACGCGCGCGCCGCTGGCGTCGGGGCAGTACAAGGATTTCGCCGGCACCGCGAAGTACCAGGTGCGCGCGCCGGACCACCTGCATGCGTCCATGCGCGGCATCGGGTTCGATCGCGACATCGTGTTCGACGGCCGCACCATCACCGTGTTCTCGCCGGCGCAGAAGCAGTACGCGCGCATCCAGGCGCCCGGCACGCTGTCCACGCTCGTGTCCACCGTCGAGCAGCGCACCGGTTTCCGCATGGTGCTGGCGCAGCTGTTCACCTGGGACGACCAGGCGCGGATGCTCGAAGGCGCCGAACGTGCGAGCTATTCCGGCGAAGCGCTCGTCGGCGGACGCCGCTGCGCCCATTACTCGTACAAGAAGGCGGGCATCGCGTGGGAGGTCTTCGCCGATGCGCAGCACCTGCCGTGCAAGCTCGCCTTCGTCGACACGCGCGACGCCGGCCTGCCCGGCTACACCGCCGAACTGTCGTGGGTGGAACGCGCGACGCTGCCGGATTCCACGTTCGTCTTCACGCCGCCCGCGGGGGCGAGCGAAGTCGGTTGGGACGCGTTCCGCGGGCGCTGA
- a CDS encoding DUF3300 domain-containing protein, with protein MRILMLRAAIAALLLATLDVAASPLQAPSTPSAASNTASSGTFTREELDQMMAPIALYPDALLAQILMASTYPGDVNDAVAWSKAHKDAKGEDAVKQVASQPWDPSVQSLVAFPQLLAVLGQDPKWVQRMGDAFLAQPDAVMESVQRLRRQADAAGNLKSNEQQKVTKEPAPAGSTAGAAAPQTIVIESAQPDVVYVPSYNPSVVYGAWAWPSYPPYYYPPPAYYYPGGALISFGIGMAVGGALWGDLDWGHSDIDIDVDRYNEFNRNTERNSNRNVNRDGTGRDQISRDGKWQHNAANRDGVPYRDSASREQFGRQLDGAGQRDAARGRDPARNAERDRARQSMEQRGFEAPAASNREAQQRAGQASRDFSSGNRGSGDFQRPGNTGMNNASTRQAARDQHAGSRGAGNSGAFAGASNPAMSRSDAGRGQRSMQQSQRPAASRGGGHQMSRPSRPPMRGGGGRRR; from the coding sequence ATGCGCATCCTGATGCTACGCGCGGCCATCGCCGCATTGTTGCTGGCGACACTCGACGTCGCCGCCTCGCCGCTGCAGGCGCCATCGACGCCATCGGCGGCGTCGAACACCGCGTCCTCCGGCACGTTCACCCGCGAGGAACTCGACCAGATGATGGCGCCGATCGCGCTGTATCCGGACGCATTGCTGGCGCAGATCCTGATGGCGTCCACCTACCCCGGCGACGTCAACGACGCGGTCGCCTGGTCGAAGGCGCACAAGGACGCCAAGGGCGAGGACGCGGTGAAGCAGGTCGCGTCGCAGCCGTGGGATCCGAGCGTGCAGTCGCTGGTGGCGTTCCCGCAGCTGCTGGCGGTGCTCGGGCAGGATCCCAAATGGGTGCAGCGCATGGGCGATGCATTCCTCGCGCAGCCTGATGCGGTGATGGAATCGGTGCAGCGACTGCGCCGCCAGGCCGATGCCGCCGGCAACCTCAAGTCGAACGAGCAGCAGAAGGTCACCAAGGAACCCGCGCCCGCCGGCAGCACGGCCGGCGCCGCGGCCCCGCAGACGATCGTGATCGAATCGGCGCAGCCGGACGTCGTCTACGTGCCCAGCTACAACCCGAGCGTCGTCTACGGCGCGTGGGCGTGGCCGTCGTATCCGCCGTATTACTACCCGCCGCCGGCGTACTACTACCCGGGCGGCGCGCTGATCAGCTTCGGCATCGGCATGGCCGTGGGCGGCGCGTTGTGGGGCGACCTGGACTGGGGCCACAGCGACATCGACATCGACGTGGACCGCTACAACGAGTTCAACCGCAACACCGAGCGCAACTCGAACCGCAACGTCAACCGCGATGGAACCGGTCGCGACCAGATCAGCCGCGACGGCAAGTGGCAGCACAACGCGGCCAATCGCGACGGCGTGCCGTATCGCGACAGCGCCAGTCGCGAACAGTTCGGCCGGCAGCTGGACGGCGCGGGACAGCGCGATGCGGCCCGTGGACGCGACCCGGCTCGCAATGCCGAGCGCGACCGCGCACGGCAGTCGATGGAGCAGCGCGGCTTCGAAGCGCCGGCGGCGAGCAACCGCGAGGCGCAGCAGCGCGCCGGCCAGGCCTCGCGCGATTTCTCCTCCGGCAACCGTGGCAGCGGCGACTTCCAGCGCCCGGGCAATACGGGCATGAACAACGCCTCCACCCGCCAGGCCGCGCGCGACCAGCACGCCGGTTCGCGAGGCGCGGGCAATTCCGGCGCCTTCGCCGGCGCCAGCAATCCCGCGATGTCCCGCAGCGATGCCGGCCGTGGCCAGCGCAGCATGCAGCAGTCGCAACGTCCGGCCGCCTCGCGCGGTGGCGGGCACCAGATGAGCCGTCCTTCGCGGCCGCCGATGCGCGGCGGTGGCGGACGTCGCCGTTGA
- a CDS encoding DUF2950 domain-containing protein, whose translation MSASVRWLPLVLALSLAWPASAQEPFPTPDAAAQALVAALGTKTADEAKLTALLGPSWEQVVPRGSVDREDVDAFLARYREKHAFVQKDATHQMLAVGNDAWTLPVPLVKGASGWTFDVKAGEPEIRARRIGRNEREAEQAVLAYHDAQVDYASADRNGNGVLEYAQKFVSSDGQHDGLYWADDDGEESPLGPLFGDDTPNGEWHGYRYRILTAQGPSAPGGAYDYKLGDAMSRGFALVAWPAKYGDTGVMSFMISHEGEVFEKDLGPQGEQVARSMKAFDPDSSWVEVKDAQTAGTSR comes from the coding sequence ATGAGCGCATCCGTCCGCTGGCTCCCGCTCGTCCTCGCGTTGTCGCTGGCGTGGCCGGCGAGCGCGCAGGAACCCTTCCCCACGCCCGATGCCGCCGCGCAAGCGCTGGTCGCCGCACTGGGCACGAAGACCGCCGACGAGGCGAAACTCACCGCGCTGCTCGGCCCGAGCTGGGAGCAGGTCGTGCCGCGTGGCAGCGTCGATCGCGAAGACGTCGATGCCTTCCTCGCGCGTTATCGCGAGAAGCACGCCTTCGTGCAGAAGGACGCCACGCACCAGATGCTGGCCGTCGGCAACGACGCGTGGACCCTGCCCGTGCCGCTGGTAAAGGGCGCAAGCGGGTGGACCTTCGACGTGAAAGCCGGCGAGCCGGAAATCCGTGCGCGCCGCATCGGCCGCAACGAACGCGAGGCAGAACAGGCCGTGCTCGCCTACCACGACGCGCAGGTCGATTACGCCTCCGCCGATCGCAACGGCAACGGCGTGCTGGAGTACGCGCAGAAGTTCGTCAGCAGCGACGGCCAGCACGACGGCCTGTACTGGGCGGACGACGACGGCGAGGAAAGCCCGCTCGGCCCGCTGTTCGGCGACGACACGCCCAACGGCGAATGGCACGGCTACCGTTACCGCATCCTCACCGCGCAGGGGCCGTCGGCGCCCGGCGGCGCGTACGACTACAAACTCGGCGATGCGATGAGCCGCGGTTTCGCGCTCGTCGCCTGGCCGGCGAAGTACGGCGACACCGGCGTGATGAGCTTCATGATCAGCCACGAGGGCGAGGTCTTCGAAAAGGACCTCGGCCCGCAGGGCGAGCAGGTCGCGCGATCGATGAAGGCCTTCGACCCCGACAGCAGCTGGGTCGAGGTGAAGGACGCCCAGACCGCGGGCACGTCCAGGTGA
- a CDS encoding DUF2975 domain-containing protein yields the protein MSMGLARHARVLRIAALAAGAFYVMATFAAMLSLHGWGGRFVAATLEAGDMPTTWAACTAIAIALLIGAAMFELARMLGRVGRERMFSADATRHFRRFALCFLLATLARAAMPAVAMAAQSIPQGALRFRLDGGDLVTLLVAALFWLVARLFDEAARLEDDSRSIV from the coding sequence ATGTCAATGGGCCTGGCGCGGCATGCGCGCGTGCTGCGCATCGCCGCGCTGGCGGCAGGCGCGTTCTATGTCATGGCGACCTTCGCCGCGATGCTGTCGCTGCATGGCTGGGGCGGGCGCTTCGTGGCCGCGACGCTGGAAGCCGGCGACATGCCGACGACCTGGGCGGCGTGCACGGCCATCGCGATCGCGCTGCTGATCGGCGCGGCGATGTTCGAACTGGCGCGGATGCTCGGCCGTGTCGGTCGCGAGCGCATGTTCTCGGCCGACGCCACGCGGCATTTCCGACGCTTCGCGCTGTGCTTCCTGCTCGCCACGCTGGCGCGCGCGGCGATGCCCGCCGTGGCGATGGCGGCGCAGTCGATTCCGCAGGGCGCGTTGCGGTTCCGTCTGGACGGCGGCGATCTGGTGACGTTGCTGGTCGCCGCGTTGTTCTGGCTGGTGGCGCGCCTGTTCGACGAGGCCGCGCGGCTCGAAGACGACAGCCGGTCCATCGTCTAG
- a CDS encoding helix-turn-helix domain-containing protein produces the protein MGIIVRLDVMLALRKVRSKDLAQHIGITESNLSLLKSGKVRGIRFETLSAICSYLQCQPGDILVFDPEVESEAGDD, from the coding sequence ATGGGAATCATCGTACGCCTGGACGTCATGCTCGCCCTGCGCAAGGTCCGCTCGAAGGACCTCGCGCAGCACATCGGCATCACCGAGTCGAACCTCTCCCTGCTGAAGTCGGGGAAAGTGCGCGGCATCCGCTTCGAAACGCTGTCGGCGATCTGCAGCTACCTGCAATGCCAGCCGGGCGACATCCTGGTGTTCGATCCGGAGGTGGAATCGGAGGCTGGCGATGATTGA